From a region of the Arvicanthis niloticus isolate mArvNil1 chromosome 6, mArvNil1.pat.X, whole genome shotgun sequence genome:
- the Ube2b gene encoding ubiquitin-conjugating enzyme E2 B, producing the protein MSTPARRRLMRDFKRLQEDPPVGVSGAPSENNIMQWNAVIFGPEGTPFEDGTFKLVIEFSEEYPNKPPTVRFLSKMFHPNVYADGSICLDILQNRWSPTYDVSSILTSIQSLLDEPNPNSPANSQAAQLYQENKREYEKRVSAIVEQSWNDS; encoded by the exons ATGTCGACCCCGGCCCGTAGGAGGCTCATGCGAGATTTCAAGCG ATTGCAAGAGGACCCACCTGTGGGGGTCAGTGGTGCACCATCTGAAAACAACATCATGCAGTGGAACGCAGTTATATTTGG ACCAGAAGGGACACCCTTTGAAGATG gtACTTTTAAACTAGTAATAGAATTTTCTGAAGAATATCCAAATAAACCACCAACCGTTAGGTTTTTATCCAAAATGTTTCATCCAAATG TGTATGCTGATGGTAGCATATGTTTAGATATCCTGCAGAATCGATGGAGTCCCACATACGATGTCTCTTCCATCTTAACTTCAATTCAG TCTCTGTTGGATGAACCGAATCCAAACAGTCCAGCCAATAGCCAAGCAGCACAGCTTTATCAGGAAAACAAACGGGAGTATGAGAAGAGAGTTTCGGCCATTGTTGAGCAAAGCTGGAATGATTCATAA